One part of the Paroedura picta isolate Pp20150507F chromosome 5, Ppicta_v3.0, whole genome shotgun sequence genome encodes these proteins:
- the STRIP2 gene encoding striatin-interacting protein 2 isoform X3, with translation MRLLDGLEVVDRQKRLKVARAVLYLAQGVFGECDSEAEVLYWARYNNFLLYQMGTFTAFLEMLNMEITNSQACSRKPAISLAESTVLRVLLSVMYLMVETIRVEEETDLPEWKTSRDTFRTELSFPIHSEDPFALLLFTMVTKFCSGHAPHFPMKKVLLLLWKVLVFTLGGFETLQAMKVRRREELGLPPLPEDSIQVMRTMRAASPPAYSIELVEHQQQQQQQQKRSHRSRRPLMKQDSLDIYNERDPFKNDEGGPDEEEADETDCGIEGQMDLLERDTVVQPASVPCQPAERLSFPRGLPWAPKVRQKDIEYFLEASRNKFIGFTLGQDTDTLVGLPRPIHESVKTLKQHKYISISDVQIKNEEELEKCPLSLGEEDVQETPCEILYRAMLYNLPQYMIALLKILLAAAPTSKAKTDSINILADILPEEMPITVLQSMKLGIDVNRHKEIIVKSISALLLLLLKHFKLNHVYQFEYVSQHLVFANCIPLILKFFNQNIMSYITAKNSISVLDYPSCTIHELPELNAESLETGDNNQFCWRNLFSCINLLRILNKLTKWKHSRTMMLVVFKSAPILKRALKVKQAMMQLYVLKLLKIQTKYLGRQWRKSNMKTMSAIYQKVRHRMNDDWAYGNDIDARPWDFQAEECTLRANIDAFNSRRYDKPQDSEFAPVDNCLQSVLGQPLELPEDFHYSYEMWLEREVFSQPIRWEELLCC, from the exons CAACAGCCAGGCCTGCAGCAGGAAGCCCGCCATCTCCCTGGCAGAAAGCACTGTCCTCAG GGTGTTGCTGAGCGTCATGTACCTGATGGTGGAGACCATCCGGGTGGAGGAGGAGACCGACCTGCCTGAGTGGAAAACCTCCCGGGACACCTTCCGGACAGAGCTGA gtttccccatcCACAGCGAAGACCCTTTTGCTCTCTTACTCTTCACCATGGTGACCAAGTTCTGCAGTGGGCACGCTCCGCACTTCCCCATGAAGAAAGTCCTACTCCTGCTCTGGAAGGTGCTTGTG TTCACTCTGGGAGGCTTCGAGACCCTGCAGGCCATGAAAGTGAGGAGgcgggaggagctgggcctccctcctctgccgGAAGACAGCATCCAGGTCATGCGCACCATGCGGGCCGCTTCCCCCCCGGCCTACTCCATCGAGTTGGtggagcaccagcagcagcagcagcagcagcagaagcggaGCCACCGGAGCCGGAGG CCGCTGATGAAGCAAGACAGCCTGGACATCTACAACGAGAGAGACCCCTTCAAGAACGACGAGGGGGGGCCGGACGAGGAAGAGGCCGATGAGACGGACTGTGGGATCGAGGGGCAGATGGACCTGCTGGAGCGGGACACGGTCGTCCAGCCGGCCTCGGTGCCATGCCAGCCGGCCGAAAGGCTCTCCTTCCCCAGGGGGCTTCCCTGGGCCCCCAAAGTCAG gCAGAAAGACATAGAATATTTCCTGGAGGCAAGCCGGAACAAATTCATCGGCTTCACCCTTGGCCA GGACACAGATACCCTAGTCGGCCTTCCGCGCCCCATCCACGAAAGCGTGAAGACTCTCAAACAG CACAAGTACATCTCCATCTCCGACGTGCAGATCAAGAACGAAGAGGAGCTGGAAAAGTGTCCCTTGTCTCTG GGGGAAGAGGATGTGCAAGAGACCCCCTGTGAAATACTCTACCGGGCCATGCTGTACAACTTGCCACAGTACATG ATAGCATTGCTGAAGATCCTTCTTGCGGCCGCACCGACCTCTAAAGCTAAGACGGACTCGATCAACATCCTGGCTGATATTTTGCCGGAGGAGATGCC CATCACCGTCCTGCAGAGCATGAAGCTGGGCATTGACGTGAATCGGCACAAGGAGATCATCGTGAAGAGCATCTCGGCtttgctcctcctgctcctgaaGCACTTCAAGCTCAACCACGTTTATCAG TTTGAATATGTCTCGCAGCATCTGGTGTTTGCCAACTGCATCCCGCTGATCCTGAAGTTTTTCAACCAAAATATCATGTCCTACATAACTGCCAAAAACAG CATCTCAGTCCTGGATTATCCCTCCTGCACAATCCATGAGTTACCGGAGCTTAATGCAGAGAGCTTG GAGACCGGAGACAACAACCAGTTCTGCTGGCGGAACCTCTTCTCCTGCATCAACCTGTTGAGGATCCTCAACAAACTGACCAAGTGGAAACATTCCCGGacgatg ATGCTGGTGGTTTTCAAGTCGGCCCCGATCCTCAAGCGAGCCCTGAAAGTGAAGCAGGCCATGATGCAACTCTACGTCCTGAAGCTGCTGAAGATCCAGACCAAGTACCTGGGGCGCCAGTGGCGCAAGAGCAACATGAAGACTATGTCCGCCATCTACCAGAAAGTGCGCCACCGCATGAATGACGACTGGGCTTATGGCAAcg ATATTGATGCTCGACCCTGGGACTTCCAAGCGGAAGAATGCACTTTAAGAGCCAATATAGATGCCTTCAACAGCCGCCGCTACGACAAGccccaggactctgagtttgcacCCGTGGACAACTGCTTGCAGAGCGTGCTGGGCCAGCCTCTGGAGCTCCCTGAGGATTTCCACTACTCCTATGAAATGTGGCTCGAGAGGGAAGTGTTCTCGCAACCCATCCGCTGGGAAGAGCTGCTTTGCTGTTAG